In Synechocystis sp. PCC 6714, the following are encoded in one genomic region:
- the tmk gene encoding dTMP kinase: MAALFIVLEGIDGSGKTTQGDRLLAYFHNKEIPAVLSPEPTNGPVGSLIRQALQGNLFAYNDPQQFEAQMGYLFAADRHYHLYNPVDGVRAKLAQQCHVITTRYYFSSLAYNCHTEADWQFVQRLNESFPQPDCVIYLDLPVDLALQRLGDRQQLSNQAPRECYEQREKLINVHRNYGRIFDHYQGQLCRLDASLSVEQLHQAIITKVEEML; encoded by the coding sequence ATGGCGGCATTATTTATTGTCCTAGAAGGCATTGATGGGTCAGGAAAAACTACCCAAGGCGATCGTTTATTGGCCTATTTTCACAACAAAGAAATTCCAGCAGTGCTTAGCCCAGAACCCACCAATGGGCCGGTGGGCAGCTTAATTCGCCAAGCTTTACAGGGAAATTTATTTGCCTACAATGATCCCCAACAGTTTGAAGCCCAGATGGGTTATCTATTCGCCGCCGATCGCCATTACCATCTCTACAATCCGGTGGACGGGGTACGAGCAAAATTGGCCCAGCAATGCCACGTGATCACTACCCGTTACTATTTTTCTTCCCTCGCCTATAATTGCCACACAGAAGCGGATTGGCAATTTGTCCAAAGGTTAAATGAATCCTTTCCCCAGCCGGACTGTGTAATCTATCTAGACCTCCCCGTGGATTTGGCCCTACAACGCCTTGGCGATCGCCAACAATTGAGCAACCAAGCTCCCAGAGAGTGTTACGAACAACGGGAAAAATTAATCAATGTCCACCGCAATTACGGCAGAATTTTTGACCATTACCAGGGCCAACTTTGTCGTCTGGATGCCAGCCTGTCAGTGGAGCAACTACACCAAGCCATTATCACCAAAGTTGAGGAAATGCTGTGA
- a CDS encoding CHAT domain-containing protein, whose amino-acid sequence MSLQPRSALNVQQVNELTTDLESKWAGIYENYFQEDFSSLGLTTEQIGQKLASLQQETGKKAAIFWINPEEDGVSICLLTGDRPTVGVKVLDTDDQSLMATVEMFSLQVSDPRNQDYRQTGKKLYDWLIAPVAEQLVANNIDTIIFCVGPRLRSLPFAALYDGEKFLAEKYAISRIPGFNLTEWESTDLSEAKILAMGSSEFIDAEPLPGVALEIANITPQPWPGVTMLNQEFTVQNLQSARQRQGFPLVHLATHAEFNAGSPADSYIQFINSRLNLKEIRSLQWQDPPVDLLVLSACTTALGNPQAELGFVGLALQSGVKSALGSLWRVSDLGTMALMSEFYWQLKAKSFKAQALQQAQIRMINGEINLDAGELHTSRGAIAVEDELLTLRNPELSHPYYWASFSLIGNPF is encoded by the coding sequence GTGAGTTTACAGCCCCGTAGTGCCCTCAATGTCCAACAGGTAAATGAGCTAACCACCGACCTTGAAAGTAAATGGGCGGGAATTTACGAAAACTATTTCCAAGAAGATTTTTCCAGTTTAGGCTTGACCACGGAGCAAATTGGCCAAAAATTAGCCTCCCTTCAACAAGAAACAGGGAAAAAAGCGGCAATTTTCTGGATTAATCCCGAAGAAGACGGCGTTTCCATTTGTCTGTTGACCGGCGATCGCCCCACGGTGGGGGTAAAAGTGCTAGATACGGACGACCAAAGCCTGATGGCCACTGTGGAAATGTTTTCCCTACAGGTGAGTGATCCCCGCAACCAGGATTATCGGCAAACGGGCAAAAAACTATACGATTGGCTGATTGCCCCGGTAGCAGAGCAACTCGTAGCCAACAACATTGACACCATAATTTTTTGTGTGGGCCCTCGACTGCGTTCCCTGCCCTTTGCGGCCCTGTACGACGGGGAAAAGTTTTTAGCAGAGAAATATGCCATCAGCCGCATTCCTGGTTTTAATCTGACGGAGTGGGAGTCCACCGACCTCAGCGAAGCAAAAATTCTGGCCATGGGTTCTTCAGAATTTATTGATGCGGAACCATTACCAGGGGTAGCGCTGGAAATTGCTAACATCACCCCCCAACCTTGGCCCGGGGTTACCATGCTTAACCAGGAATTTACAGTGCAAAATCTCCAATCGGCCCGCCAACGGCAAGGGTTTCCCTTGGTGCATCTGGCCACCCATGCGGAATTCAATGCCGGTTCCCCCGCTGATTCCTACATTCAATTTATCAACAGTCGTTTAAATCTCAAGGAAATTAGGAGCTTGCAATGGCAAGATCCCCCCGTTGATCTTTTGGTGCTCAGTGCTTGCACCACGGCCTTGGGTAATCCCCAGGCGGAATTGGGTTTTGTCGGCTTGGCCCTACAATCGGGAGTCAAATCAGCCCTGGGCAGTTTATGGCGGGTGAGCGACCTGGGCACCATGGCCTTGATGAGTGAATTTTATTGGCAATTAAAAGCTAAATCCTTCAAGGCCCAAGCTCTGCAACAGGCCCAAATCAGGATGATCAATGGGGAAATTAACCTCGATGCTGGAGAATTGCACACTTCCCGGGGGGCGATCGCCGTGGAGGACGAATTATTAACTTTGAGAAATCCCGAACTTTCCCATCCCTACTATTGGGCCAGTTTTTCCCTCATTGGTAATCCTTTTTAG
- a CDS encoding UDP-glucose/GDP-mannose dehydrogenase family protein, with product MRVCVIGTGYVGLVTGVCLAHIGHQVICVDNNEEKVKLMRAGQSPIYEPGLSELMVANMGNGRLIFTTDLGKGVRESEILFIAVGTPALADGSSDTRYVEAVARSIGEHLDSKYRVIVNKSTVPIGSGDWVRMIVTEGNETHQQQTGQAIAINFDVVSNPEFLREGSAVYDTFNPDRIVLGGNNPQALALMRELYTPLIERKVGENPDLPPVPVVMTDLSSAEMIKYAANAFLATKISFINEVANICDRVGADVTQVAQGIGLDSRIGSKFLSAGIGWGGSCFPKDVSALIHTAKDYGYTTSILNAVVEVNQVQRLIVVEKLQQELKILKGKVIGLLGLTFKPDTDDMRDAPALNIIQQLNRLGAKVKAYDPIVSQSGVSHGLSGVQIESTPIMLADQCDALILVTEWQEFLKLDFLALAGRMHQAVIIDGRNFLDKQALQRAGFRYLGIGRS from the coding sequence ATGCGTGTTTGTGTTATCGGAACGGGGTATGTGGGTTTAGTCACCGGGGTTTGCCTGGCCCACATTGGTCATCAAGTTATTTGCGTTGATAACAACGAGGAAAAGGTCAAGCTGATGCGGGCCGGCCAGTCTCCCATCTACGAGCCGGGACTATCGGAGTTGATGGTGGCCAATATGGGCAATGGCCGTTTAATATTCACCACAGATTTGGGCAAAGGGGTCCGGGAAAGCGAAATTCTTTTCATTGCCGTGGGTACCCCCGCCTTGGCGGACGGTTCCAGCGATACCCGTTATGTGGAAGCGGTGGCCCGCAGTATTGGGGAGCATTTAGACAGCAAGTACCGGGTGATTGTCAATAAATCCACGGTGCCCATTGGTTCTGGGGATTGGGTGCGTATGATTGTTACTGAAGGCAATGAAACCCATCAACAACAAACGGGCCAGGCGATCGCCATTAACTTTGATGTGGTCAGTAACCCGGAATTTTTGCGAGAAGGGTCGGCGGTTTACGATACGTTTAACCCGGACAGAATTGTGCTAGGGGGCAATAATCCCCAGGCGTTGGCGTTGATGCGGGAACTTTACACCCCTCTGATCGAACGCAAAGTGGGCGAAAATCCTGACCTGCCGCCGGTACCGGTGGTGATGACGGATCTTAGTTCGGCGGAAATGATCAAATATGCGGCCAATGCTTTTCTAGCGACAAAAATTAGCTTTATTAATGAGGTGGCCAACATCTGTGACCGGGTAGGGGCAGATGTGACCCAGGTGGCCCAGGGCATTGGTTTAGATTCCCGCATCGGTAGCAAATTTCTCAGTGCGGGCATTGGTTGGGGGGGGTCCTGTTTTCCCAAAGATGTCTCTGCCTTAATTCACACTGCCAAAGACTACGGTTACACCACTTCAATTTTGAATGCGGTGGTGGAAGTAAACCAAGTGCAACGGCTGATTGTGGTGGAAAAGCTACAGCAGGAGTTAAAAATTCTCAAAGGTAAGGTGATTGGCCTGTTGGGGCTGACCTTTAAGCCGGATACCGATGATATGCGGGATGCTCCGGCTTTGAATATCATTCAACAACTGAACCGTTTGGGGGCCAAAGTTAAGGCTTATGATCCCATTGTCTCCCAGTCTGGGGTGAGCCACGGTTTATCGGGGGTGCAAATTGAGTCGACCCCAATCATGTTGGCGGATCAGTGTGATGCGTTAATTTTGGTGACGGAATGGCAGGAATTTTTGAAGCTAGATTTTCTTGCCCTGGCCGGCCGTATGCACCAAGCTGTAATCATTGACGGTCGTAATTTCCTCGATAAACAGGCCTTACAACGGGCCGGATTCCGTTACCTGGGTATTGGCCGTAGTTAA
- a CDS encoding acylase → MGIPAIAKSPNPLELNRQRRFWGQMLVGMGRKLRRSIGGILLFLLALGLGLTNPVWANDKTEILWDSWGIPHIFAPNETQLMEAFGWAQAQNHGDLLLTLYGEARGKAAEYWGIDYLDNDQYVQTMDIPRRSEGWLNAQTPAMRSDLESFAQGINNYFQQHPDFSNGSLRQVLPITAQDVVAHVQRLLLFEFVTSPQTIASLARQIPEANVPIASNAWAIAPKKSQSGHTLLLTNPHLPWSGQFRLTEAQLVASGLDLTGAAFVGTPVPAMGFNNDLGWSLTVNYPHNVGKYALTLAEGGYEWDGEIKPFDRRINQVKILQGNGSYQTLQWETLESVAGIVVAQRGGNAYTIKIPGLDRSGTIGQFLQMGKAETLEQFEAAWQGQQIPMFNVLYGDRQGNIFYLYNALTPVREGNWQDWERLQPIKGSKDLNTDYYPYEQLPKLTNPASGWLQNTNDPPWTSTFPPELDPADYPPSLAAPDLGFAPSLLRTQRSIKLLENTASLTFEQFKQKVLNSQMELGDRIVPLLVSAAKALANPIGIEAAEVLQAWDKQANPDSRGAVLFMLWALTIGADNVLGGTWNPADPLHSPSGMADINKFMAVLEGVAAQVKFLYDDLAVSWGEVVQMQAGNFTAPANGAPSNLGSFRVLTLSTIANQRFQAVAGDTYLSLVEFADRPGAQSILVYGNASQPDSPHNGDQLELYSKNQLRPVWRSPKEIRAHLEKEEIL, encoded by the coding sequence GTGGGCATTCCAGCGATCGCCAAATCGCCAAATCCTCTAGAATTAAACCGCCAACGGAGATTTTGGGGACAAATGCTGGTGGGAATGGGACGTAAGCTACGGCGGAGCATTGGTGGGATTCTACTATTCCTCCTAGCTTTGGGGTTGGGATTAACTAATCCGGTGTGGGCTAATGATAAAACGGAAATTTTGTGGGATAGCTGGGGCATTCCCCATATTTTTGCCCCCAATGAAACCCAACTGATGGAGGCGTTCGGCTGGGCCCAAGCCCAGAACCATGGGGATTTACTGCTCACTTTATACGGAGAAGCTAGGGGTAAAGCGGCGGAGTATTGGGGCATTGATTACCTTGATAATGACCAGTATGTGCAAACTATGGATATTCCCCGGCGATCGGAGGGGTGGTTAAATGCCCAAACGCCGGCCATGCGTAGTGATCTGGAAAGTTTTGCCCAGGGTATAAACAACTATTTTCAGCAACATCCCGACTTCAGTAATGGAAGTTTGCGCCAAGTGTTACCCATCACCGCCCAGGATGTGGTGGCCCATGTGCAGAGGTTATTGTTATTTGAATTTGTCACCAGTCCCCAAACCATTGCTAGCCTAGCCCGGCAAATACCAGAAGCTAACGTACCCATTGCGTCTAATGCCTGGGCGATCGCCCCCAAAAAATCCCAGTCGGGTCATACCTTATTGCTGACCAATCCCCATTTACCTTGGAGTGGTCAGTTTCGTCTCACCGAAGCGCAATTGGTGGCCTCGGGCCTGGATTTAACCGGAGCAGCTTTTGTGGGGACCCCTGTGCCGGCTATGGGTTTTAACAATGATTTGGGTTGGAGCTTAACGGTCAACTATCCCCATAACGTGGGCAAATATGCCCTTACTTTGGCCGAAGGAGGCTATGAATGGGATGGAGAAATTAAACCCTTCGATCGCCGTATTAATCAGGTCAAAATTCTCCAGGGCAATGGCAGTTACCAAACCTTGCAATGGGAAACCCTAGAAAGTGTGGCGGGGATTGTGGTGGCCCAGCGGGGAGGCAATGCTTACACCATAAAAATTCCTGGTTTAGACCGCAGTGGTACCATCGGCCAATTTTTGCAAATGGGTAAAGCCGAAACCCTGGAACAATTCGAGGCCGCTTGGCAAGGGCAACAAATTCCTATGTTTAACGTGCTTTACGGCGATCGCCAGGGGAATATTTTTTATTTGTACAATGCTTTAACCCCCGTCCGGGAAGGTAATTGGCAAGATTGGGAGCGTTTGCAGCCTATTAAGGGCAGTAAGGATTTAAATACTGATTATTATCCCTATGAACAATTGCCGAAGCTAACTAACCCCGCCAGTGGTTGGCTACAAAATACCAACGATCCCCCTTGGACTAGCACTTTTCCCCCGGAGTTAGATCCGGCGGATTATCCCCCTAGCTTGGCCGCGCCAGATTTGGGTTTTGCTCCTTCCCTCCTCCGGACCCAGAGGTCAATTAAATTATTGGAAAATACCGCTTCCCTAACTTTTGAGCAATTTAAGCAAAAAGTGCTTAACAGCCAGATGGAACTAGGTGATCGCATTGTGCCCCTGTTGGTGTCGGCCGCTAAAGCCCTGGCTAATCCCATCGGCATTGAAGCGGCGGAAGTGCTCCAAGCTTGGGACAAACAAGCTAACCCCGACAGTCGAGGAGCGGTGCTGTTTATGCTTTGGGCTCTCACCATTGGGGCTGATAACGTGCTGGGGGGAACTTGGAATCCCGCGGATCCCCTCCATAGCCCCAGCGGTATGGCGGACATTAACAAGTTCATGGCCGTGCTGGAAGGGGTAGCGGCCCAGGTGAAATTTCTCTACGATGATTTGGCGGTCAGTTGGGGAGAAGTGGTGCAAATGCAAGCCGGCAATTTTACTGCCCCTGCCAACGGAGCCCCCAGTAACTTGGGCAGTTTTCGGGTCTTGACCCTCAGCACCATTGCCAACCAAAGATTCCAAGCGGTGGCCGGAGACACTTACCTAAGCTTAGTGGAATTTGCCGATCGCCCTGGGGCCCAAAGCATTTTGGTTTATGGCAATGCCAGCCAGCCCGATTCCCCCCATAACGGCGACCAGTTAGAGCTTTACAGTAAAAATCAACTGCGCCCAGTGTGGCGATCGCCAAAGGAGATCAGGGCCCATCTGGAAAAGGAAGAAATTCTCTAA
- the mazG gene encoding nucleoside triphosphate pyrophosphohydrolase encodes MTATAPILQALEKLIAVVAQLRSPEGGCPWDLAQTQQSLIPYVVEEAYEVVHALQSQDQTAIAEELGDLLLQVVLQAQVARDLGHFDLQRVAEGITEKLIRRHPHVFAGVTVANAEEVRANWQVIKAEEKGLNANQSELLSTKLERYNSTYPPLMASAKISRQAAAVGFEWPDIDGVWAKFSEELDEFKQALITEDKEHQQAELGDLLFTLINLARWYNLDASLALHGTNQRFIQRLQLMEQFADRPLDEYDLGELELLWQRAKKQLNQ; translated from the coding sequence ATGACCGCCACTGCCCCCATTCTTCAAGCCCTAGAAAAATTAATTGCCGTGGTGGCCCAACTTAGATCGCCGGAGGGGGGATGCCCTTGGGATTTGGCCCAAACCCAGCAAAGTTTGATTCCCTACGTGGTGGAAGAGGCCTACGAAGTGGTCCATGCTCTGCAAAGCCAGGACCAAACGGCGATCGCCGAAGAATTGGGGGATTTACTGCTCCAGGTGGTACTACAAGCCCAGGTGGCCCGGGATTTGGGCCATTTCGATTTGCAACGGGTGGCAGAAGGCATCACCGAAAAATTAATCCGTCGCCATCCCCATGTTTTTGCTGGGGTGACAGTGGCCAATGCGGAGGAAGTCAGGGCCAATTGGCAAGTGATTAAAGCTGAAGAAAAAGGGCTAAATGCTAACCAATCGGAACTTTTAAGTACAAAACTGGAACGCTATAACAGTACCTATCCCCCCCTGATGGCCAGTGCTAAAATTTCGCGTCAAGCAGCAGCAGTGGGTTTTGAATGGCCCGACATAGATGGAGTATGGGCTAAATTTAGCGAGGAGTTGGATGAGTTTAAACAGGCTTTGATCACGGAAGATAAGGAGCATCAACAAGCAGAATTGGGGGACTTACTGTTCACCCTAATTAACCTGGCCCGTTGGTACAACTTGGACGCTTCCCTAGCTCTCCACGGCACTAATCAAAGATTTATTCAACGGTTACAATTGATGGAGCAATTTGCCGATCGCCCCTTGGATGAATACGATCTAGGGGAGTTGGAACTGCTCTGGCAGAGGGCAAAAAAACAACTTAACCAATAA